GGCATGAATcgcccagaccccccccacccccccaccccccccccggccaatGTCCCCTGGCGCTAACCCGAGAGTTTGGCGATCTGCAGGGTGTGGGCGTGGCTCTCCAGCCCAAAGCGGCCCAGGCACTTGCGGGCGTCCTGGTGGGGCAGGTTGAAGTTACGCTGCAGGTACTCGGCCGCCGTCTCCTCCAGCCGCAGCTGCTCGGCCGCTTGCTGGTTGAAGAAGCCCACTttctgcggggaggaggggaagggggtcgGGACATGCCCACAGGCCACACCCATGTGACCAACCTCCTCCCCCCCTTCTACTTTGCTGCTGGGAACAGCCCCTGCacaggtgaggccacacctcccCGGTGGGAAGCGACCCCCTTGTCACAGGCTCCACCCCCCGCTGTCACTGGGGTCCCTCCCCTGCACAGGCCACCCCTCCTTCAGGCCACGCCCCCACCCCCACGCCCCACCCCCATCCCACGcacatggggcctccacccccaaCCCAATACTCTGCCCCGAagctcctccctctcccctgaagccccaccccacggctagAAGCCACGGCCCTGCAGAAGCCCTGGCCCTTACAGAagcccctcccccccagccttaTCCTTTGAGCCCCACCCTCTCTTGAGGCCCCACCCCCATAAGCTCTGCCCctccccgaggccccgcccccccgctctCACCAGCCGATGGTTCCTCCTCATCTGGCCCCGCGTCTGCAAGAAAGACGTGTTGGGGGGGCGGCtgggcaccccaaaatccacccaccccacccccctcccgaGCCCAGGGGGTCCCCAACCTCTCTCCTACCCCCTGGGAACCCCTGAACCACCAAAATCCCAGGGGaatcccccaaaaccccctcccagGCCAGTTGTTTCTGTAGGATCTCCTACCTCCAAATAGGAGGGGACCCCAAAACCTAGAGAAGCCCCCACAAAATCGactcccacccccctccctccgccccctccACTGTTCCCCCTTTTtgggggagcagccccccattttttgggggggtgggtccCTACCGGCGTCAGCCGCCCGGTAAGCAGCTGCAGCAGCGTGCTCTTCCCCACACCGTTGGGGCCCACAATGCAAACTGAGGGAGCagaaacaaaaaggggggggggttaTTTTAGGGTCTTGAGGGCCCCACcattatccccccccccccccgcgatcTTTTTGTAGGGTCTCACCCCGTGACTCCATGTCGATGCCGAAGTCCAGGTTGCggaacagcagctcctgcccctcaTAGCCAAAGTCAACGCCTGCGGGTGGGGGGAAGGAATGATCTGGGGGGGCCCAGAGCCCCCCAAAGGGCCTCTGACACCCCCCCAATGGCTCCAGGCCCCCCCTAAGGCTCACtgtccccccagagccccatAACACCAACACAGCCCCCACAGATTTCCCCCCAATAGCATCCCCAGTGGCCTATAACCCCCCCCAACCACCCAAAACTCCCACAGCCCCCTAATCCTGCTCCTCAACAGCCCCCTCAGTGCCCCATAACCCCCTCAACCAACCAGTAACACCCCCATAGCCCTCCAATTGCCCCCCCCAGTGGCCCACGTCCACTCCCCCCAAATACCCCAGTGCCCCACGTGCACCCCAGCCATCCCAATAGCCCCCCAGTGCCTCACAACCCCTCAGCCACCACATtacacccccacagccccctaaATGCCCTTCAACCACCCCATAACACCCCCACAGCCCCTTACACATCTCCCCCCCCCATCCagtgccccacatcccccccagccgcccccccagtgccccaccgGGTACCGTGGAGGCCGAGgatgggggggctgagggggggcggGTTGGGGAAGGTGAAGCGCACAGTGTATTCCCGGGGCCGTTTCAGCAGCTCTGGGGCCTCGGCCGCCTCCTCGGCTGCTGTCCGCCGCCGACACTTCTGCTGCTTCCGTGTCAGCGCCTCCTTCGTCTGCTTCTCctgtggggggagagagggaagatcCACTCAGGGATCCATTCTGGGATCCGCTCAACCTCCCCACATCCACCACGAGATCCCATCTAAGGagctggctgtggggcagcaccTAATCCTGGGATAACGGCCCCAGCACCAATCCAGCCCCTGGATCCCAGTAGATCCCTACAGCAGCTCCCACCTGTAGAGAGGGGGACAAAGAGGGAGGATCCCAAGGGCTGGGAGAGGAACCCAAGGGCAGGATCCCAAGGGAGCAGATCCCAAGGGAAGGGGAGGATCCCCAGGACGAAGGGGCAGATCCCAAGGGGGGAGATCCCAAAGCATGGAGAATcccaagggctgggggggcagaaACCAAGGGCCAAGGGGGGATCCCAAGGGGAGGGGAGAATTCCAAGGCAGGGGGAATCCCAAGGGGCAAACGATGATCCCAAGGGCAAGGGGGGATCCCAAGAGAAGGGGATCCCAAGGATGAGGGAGGGGATCCCAAGGGAGCAGATCCCCAGGATCCCTGCAGGATCTGCCCTCGCTCACCGCCTGCTTAGTGGATTTGCCGCCAGCCTTGAGGTCGCGGAGCTTCTTCTCCTGCTTCTCGAACTGCTTGAGCAgctccttctgcttctgctggtACATCTTCTTGAATGTCACTACAGGAGAACATCAAAGGGGTAATTAACACCCACTAATAGCCCCAGCCCCCCCTAAttgccccccccccacgcacTGTAGTTGCCCCGGTAGTAGAAGAGACGCTGGGCATCGAGGTGGATGATGTCAGTGCAAACGTCGTCGAGGAAACCCTGGTCATGGGACACCACCAACAGCGTCTTCTTCCAGGTCTGCAGGTAACTAGGGGGACACACgcatggggacatcggggggggacagtgaggggacacCCTGGCTGTGGGGAGAACCCCCAGCATGAGGacagcccccctctccccaggggaaTCACCTCTTGGGGACCAGCCTGACAGAAGACCCCGCTTTGGGGACACTCTGCTGCCCCAGGGACAGCTCAAGTCATGGGGGACAAATCCTCTTGGGGACATCCCTGCTTTGGGGACACCTCAGACTATTCAGGACagcccccctggggacaccaccacctTAGGGACAAACCCACCTTGGAAACACCCCTACCCTAGGGACatgccaccctggggacactctGTCATGGGTACAGCCCCCTTGAGCACATCCTCACCCTGGGGACACGACCACCCTGGCGCCACCCCCACCGTGGGGACATTCTCACTCTCCTACACCCCCCATCCCCAGAGCTCCCCCAACCTTGGGGCCACCCCACTCCAATGCCACTCCGCTCAGGCTCCCCCCCAAAAGCTGGGACCCCCTCTTTGTCCCTTATGTCCCCCccttgtcccatgtccccacTTGTTGAGCCAGATGACGGCGTTGAGATCGAGGTGGTTGGTGGGTTCATCCAACATCAGCAACGTCGGCTCCATAAACAGAGCCCTGAGAAGTGACACGAGTGTCACCACCAGCTCCCTGCCACCCTCCTCACCCCCGTAATGTCCCCTCCGTGTCACTTACCGGGCCAGGGACACTCTCATTCGCCACCCACCGGAGAACTTCCTGGTCGCTCTGTTTTGCATTTCGGGATTAAATCCCAAACCAGCCAGAATTCGCCTCGCTTTTGCCTCAGCAGCGGCCGCCCCAATGGCCCGCAGCTCCTCGTACACCTATTGGGGGGGGGACAAACCACAGTGTCACTTTGGGGGGGTTTTcggggggtccccgctgtccccaagtgtccccaaacCTTCTCCAGGCGCTCGGCAGCGGCATCGTCACCCCCCTCCAGCAGCGCCTGCAGccgcttctcctcctccagcagccgcaGCCGCTTGGTGTCAGCGCGTAGCACCGCCTGCACCGCCGGCGTCTCGTCCGCCACCACCTCTGGGGGATGGCGACAGGGGTTTGGGGAGGGTCCGAGGGGTTTgggaggggtcccaggggtttGGAGGGGAGTCCCAGGTGCTTTTGGGGGGAgctctcaaatgcttttggtGGGGTTCCAGATGttttgaagggggggggggtgtctcaatTTTGGGTTTTGGTGATATCAAGAGTTTTGGGGGGTCTCAGGTGGTTTGAGGGGGTCtcaaggggtttgggggggtccgaagggggttttgggggggagaaGAAGTGTGTCTCAGGGGTTTAGACCCCTCCCAGCCACACCTTGTTCGCAGAGCAAGACATCGATGttgggggggatgctcagggcccGGTTTGCGATATGCTTCAGCAGCGTCGTTTTCCCTTTCCTGCCACCAAACGAATGCTTAAACGCTGCTGGGGGGTGTGTGCACCCCCCGCCGtggacccctgacccccccctccccctgccccagggtggACGGCACCCACCCGTTGGGTCCCACGAGGCCATAGCGGCGCCCGGCCACGATGTAGAGGTCAGCGTTGACGTAGAGCTCCTTCCCGTGAGCCGAGATGCTGAACTTctccagctgccagcagggaTGGGGGCGGTTAGGGACACCCCCCAGGTAATGGGACACCCCCCtcatcttcccccccccaaccccttgaCCCCGCCATGGATCCCTTCACCCCTCCCACCATGCCCTGACCCCCCACCCGCGGCCCCACTCACCCCCTCTATGGCACCCTTAACCCTCCACGGCCCCTCTCACCCCCCCTCATAGCACCCTGACTCCCCCCCGGTGCCCCTCACCCCCCCTCATGACCCCCAAGGCCCCCTCGATGCCCCGGACCCCTCCATGgaacccccagcctccccctcaaTCCCCCCCCTTAGCTCCCGGGAGATGTGGGGTTATTCAGGGGAGGTCCTGGGGAGCCCGATGAGATTCAACAAAATTTCACGGGGTGCCAGAGCATTTAGGGTACCCCAAGGGTGTTTTGGGGTAATTCAAAGCAGCTTTGGGGGGGCCCTAATGAAACTTGGGGTAACTcaagggattttgggggggtgccaggaggttttGGTGTGGTTCAGGGAGGTTTTGTGGGAGTCCCAGGGGTGTTTGAGAGTCCCAGGAGGAACGGTGGTGGAGATCCCAAGGGAATTTGGGTTCTGAGAGGAATTTTGGGGGAGTCCCAGGGAGTTCTGGTGTGACTGAGGAGACTGGAAGAGTc
This genomic interval from Larus michahellis chromosome 29, bLarMic1.1, whole genome shotgun sequence contains the following:
- the ABCF1 gene encoding ATP-binding cassette sub-family F member 1 isoform X2, whose product is MPKGARSAAAKQEEWRGESEGPEQPVKKGKKDRRGKKSFFEELAEEQKSAPAEAPSPPEKEAPAQQSSRRKRERRKERRRPGAEPEGEEAELCRRLQELAAAGSEEEEEEAPAPRKGGRRRKGGNVFAALSQEQSEEEEEKQEEGSRPSKGKSNKEEEEGDKKRKSRKNEKPKGKRQGKAASEDEAEGSEEDGRKGMKNKFSALRDEEEEDEEAEERRKGSEGDEEEEEEDGGKKAEPDARVSKKEKKKMKKQLEYERQVATMKAAAAAGENDFSVSQAELSSRQAMLENASDIKLEKFSISAHGKELYVNADLYIVAGRRYGLVGPNGKGKTTLLKHIANRALSIPPNIDVLLCEQEVVADETPAVQAVLRADTKRLRLLEEEKRLQALLEGGDDAAAERLEKVYEELRAIGAAAAEAKARRILAGLGFNPEMQNRATRKFSGGWRMRVSLARALFMEPTLLMLDEPTNHLDLNAVIWLNNYLQTWKKTLLVVSHDQGFLDDVCTDIIHLDAQRLFYYRGNYMTFKKMYQQKQKELLKQFEKQEKKLRDLKAGGKSTKQAEKQTKEALTRKQQKCRRRTAAEEAAEAPELLKRPREYTVRFTFPNPPPLSPPILGLHGVDFGYEGQELLFRNLDFGIDMESRVCIVGPNGVGKSTLLQLLTGRLTPTRGQMRRNHRLKVGFFNQQAAEQLRLEETAAEYLQRNFNLPHQDARKCLGRFGLESHAHTLQIAKLSGGQKARVVFAELACREPDVLILDEPTNNLDIESIDALADAINEYQGAVIVVSHDARLITETSCQLWVVEEQGLSQIDGDFEDYKREVLEALGEVVINRPRE
- the ABCF1 gene encoding ATP-binding cassette sub-family F member 1 isoform X1 → MPKGARSAAAKQEEWRGESEGPEQPVKKGKKDRRGKKSFFEELAEEQKSAPAEAPSPPEKEAPAQQSSRRKRERRKERRRPGAEPEGEEAELCRRLQELAAAGSEEEEEEAPAPRKGGRRRKGGNVFAALSQEQSEEEEEKQEEGSRPSKGKSNKEEEEGDKKRKSRKNEKPKGKRQGKAASEDEAEGSEEDGRKGMKNKFSALRDEEEEDEEAEERRKGSEGEDEEEEEEDGGKKAEPDARVSKKEKKKMKKQLEYERQVATMKAAAAAGENDFSVSQAELSSRQAMLENASDIKLEKFSISAHGKELYVNADLYIVAGRRYGLVGPNGKGKTTLLKHIANRALSIPPNIDVLLCEQEVVADETPAVQAVLRADTKRLRLLEEEKRLQALLEGGDDAAAERLEKVYEELRAIGAAAAEAKARRILAGLGFNPEMQNRATRKFSGGWRMRVSLARALFMEPTLLMLDEPTNHLDLNAVIWLNNYLQTWKKTLLVVSHDQGFLDDVCTDIIHLDAQRLFYYRGNYMTFKKMYQQKQKELLKQFEKQEKKLRDLKAGGKSTKQAEKQTKEALTRKQQKCRRRTAAEEAAEAPELLKRPREYTVRFTFPNPPPLSPPILGLHGVDFGYEGQELLFRNLDFGIDMESRVCIVGPNGVGKSTLLQLLTGRLTPTRGQMRRNHRLKVGFFNQQAAEQLRLEETAAEYLQRNFNLPHQDARKCLGRFGLESHAHTLQIAKLSGGQKARVVFAELACREPDVLILDEPTNNLDIESIDALADAINEYQGAVIVVSHDARLITETSCQLWVVEEQGLSQIDGDFEDYKREVLEALGEVVINRPRE